A window from Podospora bellae-mahoneyi strain CBS 112042 chromosome 1 map unlocalized CBS112042p_1, whole genome shotgun sequence encodes these proteins:
- a CDS encoding uncharacterized protein (CAZy:CE1; COG:O; EggNog:ENOG503NYZ8), translating to MSGLDEFPLFFGTSTPFPPVNMITLGTLTLALLTAVQAVEAQSLGCGKAPPSSGTKSMTVNGRQRQYILQLPNNYDRNKQHRVVIGYHWRDGSMNDVASGGFYGLRQLAGDSTIFVAPNGLNAGWANNGGEDITFTDQIVAMLKNDLCVNEGEFFATGWSYGGAMSHSAACSRPDVFKAVAVIAGAQLSGCSGGNSPVAYLGMHGAADNVLSISMGRQLRDKWLQTNGCTSKNAPEPSAGQQNHIKTEYSCTRAAVTWIANGGGHVPDPSGSNGVKFAPGETWSFFNAAVGGGGGGNPNPNPQPTTTATAPQPTQPTNPGGNCAPRWAQCGGQGWNGPTCCESGSTCRASNQWYSQCL from the exons ATGTCTGGTCTTGACGAGTTCCCACTCTTCTTCGGCACATCAACCCCGTTCCCTCCAGTCAACATGATCACCCTcggcaccctcaccctcgccctcctcaccgccgtCCAGGCGGTCGAGGCCCAGTCCCTCGGCTGCGGCAAGGCGCCCCCGTCCTCGGGCACCAAGTCCATGACCGTCAACGGCAGGCAGAGACAGTACATCCTCCAGCTGCCCAACAACTACGACCGCAACAAGCAGCACCGCGTCGTCATTGGCTACCATTGGCGTGATGGCTCCATGAACGATGTTGCCAGCGGTGGCTTCTACGGCCTCCGTCAGCTGGCCGGTGACAGCACCATCTTTGTCGCCCCCAACGGCTTGAACGCCGGCTGGGCCAACAACGGTGGCGAGGACATCACCTTCACCGACCAGATCGTTGCCATGCTCAAGAACGACCTCTGCGTGAACGAGGGCGAGTTCTTCGCCACCGGCTGGAGCTACGGCGGTGCCATGAGCCACAGCGCAGCCTGCTCTCGTCCCG ACGTCTTCAAGGCCGTAgccgtcatcgccggcgCCCAGCTATCCGGGTGCAGCGGCGGCAACTCCCCCGTCGCCTACCTCGGCATGCACGGCGCCGCCGACAACGTCCTCTCCATCTCAATGGGCCGTCAGCTCCGCGACAAGTGGCTCCAGACCAACGGCTGCACCTCCAAGAACGCCCCCGAGCCTTCCGCCGGCCAGCAGAACCACATCAAGACCGAGTACTCGTGCACTCGCGCCGCCGTCACCTGGATcgccaacggcggcggccaCGTCCCCGACCCTAGCGGCAGCAACGGGGTCAAGTTCGCCCCCGGCGAGACCTGGTCCTTCTTCAACGCTgccgtcggtggtggtggtggtggcaaccctaaccccaacccccagcctACTACTACCGCCACTGCTCCCCAGCCTACCCAACCTACCAACCCTGGTGGCAACTGTGCGCCGAGATGGGCGCAGTGCGGTGGTCAGGGATGGAACGGCCCTACTTGCTGCGAGAGCGGGAGCACTTGCCGTGCTTCTAACCAGTGGTACTCTCAGTGCCTCTAA
- a CDS encoding uncharacterized protein (EggNog:ENOG503P83Q; COG:S), producing MKTQEIINFLAGTYSLLNNTHIDQPIQMAKRHPSPRPWGTTPAGLLTYTRYGYMSAVMNSMEPEKRPPNLTWPPGEQGSVEDWALIAKSSLSYSGPFGLNTSVPLTKFSGQVLHGPVVTGSMPSMVGVVQRRNYTVVERDGEVYLSIAVITTQVGARSEIWWRRVAKG from the exons ATGAAAACACAGGAAATCATCAACTTCCTCGCGGGAACgtactccctcctcaacaataCGCA CATTGACCAACCGATCCAGATGGCGAAACGGCACCCAAGTCCCCGACCCTGGGGCACAACCCCAGCCGGCTTGCTGACATACACGCGCTACGGGTACATGTCTGCGGTGATGAACTCGATGGAGCCGGAGAAGCGGCCGCCTAACTTGACCTGGCCGCCAGGTGAGCAGGGGAGCGTTGAGGATTGGGCGTTGATCGCTAAGAGCTCGCTGTCGTATTCGGGGCCGTTTGGTCTTAACACGTCGGTTCCGTTGACGAAGTTTAGTGGACAGGTGTTGCATGGTccggtggtgacggggagTATGCCGAGTATGGTGGGAGTGGTTCAGAGGAGGAATTATACGGTTGTGGagcgggatggggaggtgtaCTTGTCGATTGCTGTTATCACGACGCAGGTGGGTGCGAGGTCGGAgatttggtggaggagggtggcgaaGGGGTAG
- a CDS encoding uncharacterized protein (EggNog:ENOG503PYEI), which produces MSTRYIAEVDQSREDRDKLRVNEILAPHMNVQWTTTYGLNWATEIPSPGSAVTYTGSWQKCDLGASYTLDQNGDWSAKQDNPNAKSDSLNVASNDYAVAVHIIVGVQDPSSKKWTPIWVGKNKLLKGSHGEYQPIETVNIWYQQGDQTATMISNQATSVQPYEMPAARPVYFSYDASKGKWRTPQDQPFEFP; this is translated from the exons ATGTCAACTCGTTACATCGCCGAGGTCGACCAGTCCAGGGAGGACCGCGACAAGCTGCGCGTGAATGA GATCCTCGCTCCCCACATGAACGTTCAGTGGACTACGACATACGGACTCAACTGGGCCACCGAGATACCCTCCCCTGGCTCGGCCGTCACATACACCGGCAGTTGGCAGAAGTGTGACCTGGGCGCTTCTTACACCCTGGACCAGAACGGTGATTGGTCCGCCAAGCAGGACAATCCCAATGCGAAGTCTGACTCTCTGAACGTCGCTTCCAATGATTACGCAGTTGCGGTTCATATCATTGTTGGCGTACAAGACCCCTCTTCCAAGAAGTGGACTCCG ATCTGGGTTGGCAAGAACAAGCTGCTGAAGGGCTCCCACGGAGAATACCAGCCCATTGAGACTGTCAACATTTGGTATCAGCAAGGGGATCAGACCGCGACCATGATTTCCAACCAGGCCACATCGGTTCAGCCATACGAAATGCCGGCTGCGCGCCCAGTCTACTTTTCATATGATGCGAGCAAAGGGAAATGGCGTACCCCTCAGGATCAGCCCTTCGAGTTTCCTTGA
- a CDS encoding uncharacterized protein (EggNog:ENOG503P6XS; COG:S) — MARIHLLVRLAATAILYPIAAARFWTVTKIYVLNPVAFPSGCDQSGATNQPCTTTRLGDPFLATHTTQPPDATPITTSKNTYDGWDLEVIEYYYPAGALPRSELQADAGDYHYTYSYGHTTKWLVDLTFTVPTPCPTPSQSYTTKVNLEYLQYLPPDLTPLLSSKATLEKREVITSTRTIVTWTTAGSYVTVTETSYYTSATLHVKATDVAPAPIQMLRERVSMDYYLERCSLPGEEDHRIENCPHQAFGRCSKIPEGPAVILAIVGTLFVLGFIENLFWFRRLMLGQWALRCGTVCWWFVATLLMIFVTRYEVGRDPEDQEELRRQWKEMSFWLKMKLWLQWGFRLKYPERWLGPRKPVSGGERIEMGIDGGGNGGGNGSGSGGGTGGARAREQVEHDDTPLPPYPGPPSSSVSDGHSMNSGTTAATRKPVLGNPNAVLGSGLGSNTVVIGSRMSPGQQQTAASPRRQDTDEGTADGGIRAV, encoded by the coding sequence ATGGCACGAATACACCTGCTTGTCCGGTTGGCGGCGACAGCCATCCTGTATCCGATAGCAGCGGCGAGGTTCTGGACTGTTACAAAAATATATGTCTTAAACCCAGTTGCCTTCCCTTCTGGTTGCGACCAGTCTGGCGCAACGAATCAACCATGCACCACAACGCGACTTGGAGATCCTTTCCTGGCCACACATACAACCCAGCCACCCGACGCAACACCGATAACAACCTCGAAAAACACCTACGACGGCTGGGATCTGGAGGTAATCGAGTATTACTACCCCGCCGGCGCGCTCCCCCGCTCCGAGCTGCAGGCAGACGCCGGCGACTACCATTACACTTACTCGTACGGGCACACCACCAAGTGGCTTGTCGACTTGACATTTACCGTCCCGACCCCCTGCCCGACCCCCTCGCAATCATATACCACAAAGGTCAATCTCGAGTATCTGCAATATCTTCCGCCAGACCTCACACCTCTTCTAAGTTCAAAGGCCACCCTTGAAAAACGGGAGGTTATCACGTCCACAAGAACTATTGTTACTTGGACTACTGCCGGCAGCTATGTGACAGTCACCGAGACCTCCTACTACACATCTGCGACGCTGCACGTCAAAGCAACCGACGTCGCGCCAGCACCAATCCAGATGCTGAGAGAGCGGGTTTCGATGGACTACTACCTTGAACGATGTTCCCTCCCGGGCGAAGAGGATCACCGGATCGAGAATTGTCCGCACCAGGCTTTCGGACGCTGCAGCAAGATCCCAGAAGGGCCCGCCGTTATCCTTGCCATCGTCGGGACCCTCTTTGTTCTAGGTTTTATCGAGAATCTTTTTTGGTTCaggaggttgatgctggGCCAGTGGGCTCTTCGGTGCGGGACGGTGTGCTGGTGGTTCGTCGCCACGTTGCTCATGATCTTTGTCACCAGATACGAAGTCGGCAGGGATCCTGAGGACCAGGAGGAACTGAGGAGGCAGTGGAAGGAGATGTCATTttggttgaagatgaagcTGTGGCTTCAGTGGGGGTTTCGGCTTAAGTATCCTGAGCGTTGGCTGGGGCCTAGAAAGCCGGTTAGTGGAGGCGAACGTATTGAGATGGGGAtagatggaggagggaacGGAGGCGGGAACGGAAGCGGtagcggtggtggtactgGGGGGGCTCGGGCGAGAGAGCAGGTGGAACACGATGATACACCTTTGCCACCTTATCCTggccctccttcttcaagtgTCAGCGATGGGCATTCGATGAACAGCGGGACGACAGCTGCTACTCGGAAGCCGGTGTTAGGCAATCCAAATGCAGTACTTGGATCTGGGCTGGGTTCTAACACTGTGGTCATTGGGTCGAGGATGAGTCCAGGTCAGCAACAAACAGCTGCTTCTCCACGGCGACAAGACACGGACGAGGGTACCGCGGATGGTGGCATCAGGGCTGTTTAA